In Anaerolineales bacterium, one DNA window encodes the following:
- a CDS encoding ABC transporter substrate-binding protein: MKRIFSLGLTLLVLMSLLIGCTPTAPAETEAPPADAATEVADTEEGSADAPVAEGPQGTLRVALPTEPSSLYIPTTPDKISDIAASQLYDPLVFQDKTGAIVPALAESWETSEDGTVWTFKLRQGVTFHNGDPFTADDVVATWEYGISDSSSWPEKYNIATAVEKVDDFTVTVTTDGPKPLLLVTMHDFWSIIPKKYMDEVGVDGFLANPVGTGPFMFKEWVKGDHITYVANPNYWQAGYPKAAELVFRFIPESATRVAAIQQDEVDIVTRLSAEEAESLKSAAGVNVIQYQVPRIYYIAFDNLSSGIDTPIAEPKVRQAMNYAVDVDGIIKALFAGNGQRAAGYVASSELGYGIVPPFPYDPEKAKTLLAEAGYADGFEIDMACPSGVFAAFQEVCQAIVSNLGDVGITVNLEMMESGAFWDLMVKKQLPPLNGDSWADESGESYNRMAGALGGMDAGYSLWSDPKIDELLDQISSELDRDKRKALYEELQVYMQENPPFIYLYEPVTFEATRDTVTGYSPRPSEMLYLYDTAVAP; this comes from the coding sequence ATGAAACGCATCTTTTCGTTAGGACTGACATTGCTGGTACTGATGAGCCTGCTCATTGGTTGCACGCCCACCGCTCCAGCAGAGACCGAAGCGCCCCCCGCTGACGCAGCGACTGAAGTTGCCGATACGGAAGAAGGGTCTGCTGATGCGCCCGTTGCTGAAGGTCCGCAGGGGACGTTGCGTGTTGCCCTGCCCACTGAACCCAGTTCGCTCTATATCCCCACCACTCCGGATAAAATTTCAGATATCGCCGCCTCGCAGCTCTATGACCCGCTTGTCTTCCAGGACAAGACCGGTGCAATTGTCCCTGCGCTCGCCGAGAGTTGGGAAACCAGCGAAGACGGCACGGTGTGGACCTTCAAACTGCGCCAAGGCGTGACCTTCCACAACGGCGACCCGTTCACCGCCGACGATGTGGTTGCCACCTGGGAATATGGCATTTCCGATAGCTCCTCCTGGCCCGAGAAGTACAACATCGCCACTGCCGTCGAAAAAGTGGATGACTTCACCGTCACCGTAACAACTGACGGACCCAAACCTTTGCTGCTCGTTACCATGCATGACTTCTGGAGCATCATCCCCAAGAAGTACATGGACGAAGTCGGCGTGGATGGTTTCCTTGCCAACCCTGTTGGTACCGGACCGTTCATGTTTAAGGAATGGGTCAAGGGCGACCACATTACCTATGTTGCCAACCCGAACTACTGGCAGGCTGGCTACCCCAAAGCGGCTGAATTGGTATTCCGCTTCATTCCCGAATCCGCCACCCGTGTGGCAGCCATTCAGCAGGATGAAGTGGATATCGTCACCCGCTTGAGTGCCGAAGAAGCCGAAAGCCTCAAGAGCGCCGCTGGTGTCAATGTCATTCAATACCAGGTTCCGCGCATCTACTACATTGCATTCGACAACCTGAGTAGCGGTATTGATACACCCATTGCTGAACCGAAAGTTCGCCAGGCGATGAACTACGCCGTGGACGTGGACGGCATCATCAAAGCCTTGTTCGCAGGCAACGGTCAACGCGCCGCTGGGTATGTGGCAAGCAGTGAATTGGGCTATGGTATCGTCCCGCCCTTCCCCTATGACCCCGAAAAAGCCAAAACCTTGTTAGCCGAAGCGGGCTATGCCGACGGCTTTGAGATCGACATGGCTTGTCCGTCTGGCGTTTTCGCCGCCTTCCAGGAAGTTTGCCAAGCCATCGTCAGCAACCTCGGCGATGTCGGCATCACCGTCAACCTGGAGATGATGGAATCCGGCGCGTTCTGGGATCTGATGGTCAAGAAGCAGCTGCCCCCGCTTAACGGCGACAGTTGGGCTGATGAGAGCGGCGAATCCTACAACCGTATGGCTGGCGCTCTCGGCGGTATGGATGCAGGCTACTCGCTGTGGTCTGACCCGAAGATCGACGAACTCCTCGACCAGATTTCCAGCGAACTCGACCGCGATAAGCGTAAGGCTCTCTACGAGGAACTCCAGGTCTACATGCAGGAGAACCCGCCCTTCATCTACCTGTATGAACCGGTCACCTTCGAAGCCACTCGCGACACCGTGACGGGCTACAGCCCGCGCCCGTCTGAGATGCTCTACCTCTACGACACCGCGGTAGCTCCGTAA
- a CDS encoding aminotransferase class V-fold PLP-dependent enzyme — protein MPNLKQKFLLDSCVVFLNHGSFGATPKPVFEAYHNWQLRLERQPVLFLGRELDGLLKDSRSALGEYLNADVDDLVYIPNATHGVNVIAHSLKLKQGDEILTTDHEYGACDYTWDFICSKTGANYIHQAIPVPVHSEEEIINQFWLGITPQTKVIYLSHITSPTALRLPLEKICELAKKAGILTVIDAAHSPGQIHVDLQILDADFVFGNCHKWMLNAKGSAFLYVRRELQHLIDPLIVSWGYNPTPETTTGSRFIDILQWTGTKDPAAVLTVPTALQFMRDNNWSEVRNECHDLLRQAIERICTLVNMPPLYPLASDFYSQMGIAPIPLSNLAVLKSRLCDEHKIEVPLIQWQDKQFVRISVQGYNSQEDIDALVHALKVLLPQVAI, from the coding sequence ATGCCCAACCTTAAACAAAAATTTCTGCTCGACTCATGCGTGGTCTTTCTCAATCACGGTTCCTTTGGCGCAACTCCAAAACCTGTTTTTGAAGCCTATCATAACTGGCAGTTGCGTTTGGAACGCCAGCCTGTCCTCTTCCTTGGACGCGAACTTGATGGACTTCTGAAAGATTCTCGCAGCGCCCTCGGGGAATATCTCAATGCCGATGTCGATGACCTGGTCTACATTCCTAATGCGACGCATGGAGTGAATGTTATTGCTCACTCATTGAAACTCAAGCAGGGTGACGAGATTCTGACCACCGACCACGAGTATGGCGCTTGTGATTACACTTGGGATTTCATCTGCAGTAAAACGGGTGCAAACTATATTCATCAGGCTATTCCCGTACCTGTTCATTCCGAAGAAGAGATCATTAACCAATTTTGGCTGGGCATCACCCCGCAAACAAAAGTTATTTATCTGAGCCATATCACATCTCCAACCGCTCTACGCTTGCCATTGGAAAAGATATGCGAACTCGCAAAAAAGGCGGGAATATTGACAGTGATCGACGCGGCGCACTCTCCTGGGCAAATTCACGTCGACCTTCAAATATTGGATGCCGATTTCGTTTTCGGTAATTGTCATAAATGGATGCTCAATGCGAAAGGTTCGGCGTTCTTATACGTCAGGCGAGAACTGCAGCATCTAATCGATCCGTTGATTGTGAGTTGGGGATACAACCCCACCCCGGAGACAACCACAGGCTCCCGCTTTATCGACATCTTGCAATGGACAGGAACCAAGGACCCTGCCGCGGTGCTGACCGTCCCAACAGCATTACAATTCATGCGGGACAATAATTGGAGTGAAGTGCGAAATGAATGTCATGACCTGCTGCGTCAGGCGATTGAGCGAATCTGTACCTTGGTAAATATGCCCCCGTTGTATCCACTCGCTTCAGATTTTTACAGTCAAATGGGTATTGCCCCGATCCCTTTGTCTAACCTTGCGGTGCTTAAAAGTCGTTTGTGCGATGAGCATAAGATAGAAGTACCCCTGATCCAATGGCAAGACAAACAGTTTGTCCGCATTTCGGTGCAGGGGTACAATTCTCAGGAGGATATTGACGCGTTGGTACATGCCCTAAAAGTGCTTTTGCCGCAGGTTGCCATATAA
- a CDS encoding ABC transporter permease, which translates to MLKYTVRKAGQSLLLALGVLILAFAMVRMTGDPASLMMSRNASAEEREAFREAMGFNRPVLIQFVDWITDVFRGDFGDSLHFREPALPLVIQRLPATLRLAATGLAFAILMGVPLGLIAGFRANSLIDLFGRLIALLGQSIPNFWLGLILILVFGQQLGWFPVFGADKPESVVLPAFVLSLPVMGELLRLTRSAALEVRNEDFVRTAFSKGLHRHTIYIKHVLPNVAISLVSVIGVEFGYMLGGSIYIETVFAWPGMGQLVGQALGWRDFPLVQTIVVFTSLVVLGLNLLTDLIYALVDPRIRHGK; encoded by the coding sequence ATGCTGAAATACACTGTCAGAAAAGCTGGTCAATCCCTGCTGCTTGCCTTGGGAGTCTTAATCCTCGCCTTCGCCATGGTGCGCATGACAGGCGACCCGGCGAGTCTGATGATGTCCCGCAACGCCTCGGCGGAGGAAAGAGAAGCCTTTCGCGAAGCGATGGGATTCAACCGCCCCGTCCTCATTCAATTCGTGGATTGGATCACGGATGTCTTTAGGGGGGATTTTGGAGACTCGCTGCATTTCCGCGAGCCAGCCCTGCCGCTCGTCATTCAACGCCTCCCTGCCACCCTGAGGCTGGCAGCCACCGGTTTGGCGTTTGCCATCCTGATGGGGGTTCCGCTCGGCTTGATCGCTGGATTTCGCGCGAACAGTCTAATCGACCTGTTCGGACGTTTGATCGCCCTGCTCGGTCAAAGTATCCCAAACTTCTGGCTTGGCTTAATCTTGATCCTGGTCTTTGGCCAGCAGCTTGGGTGGTTCCCCGTCTTTGGCGCGGATAAACCTGAGTCGGTGGTGCTGCCTGCCTTTGTACTCAGCCTGCCTGTTATGGGAGAGTTGCTGCGCCTAACGCGCTCCGCCGCGCTCGAAGTCCGCAATGAGGATTTTGTCCGCACTGCGTTCAGCAAGGGGCTTCACAGACATACCATTTACATCAAACATGTTCTGCCCAATGTTGCCATCTCGTTGGTCAGTGTGATCGGCGTGGAATTTGGATACATGTTGGGCGGGTCCATTTATATCGAAACAGTTTTTGCCTGGCCCGGTATGGGGCAACTGGTGGGGCAGGCGCTCGGCTGGCGTGATTTTCCGCTGGTGCAAACCATCGTCGTCTTTACCAGCCTGGTTGTGCTGGGGCTCAACCTGCTGACCGACCTGATCTACGCGCTGGTCGATCCACGGATTCGCCATGGCAAATAA
- a CDS encoding NBR1-Ig-like domain-containing protein has product MKLNLITILTLLLVSIFAVSCGGYPDAGEMDVDSLLTAAVGTMAASFFETQTAMVTPETVTTTLTMTPLPTFTPYPAVTPQSATPTFIFYIATLGTLTPATPTASGTLPTATVNPNVLAYGCNNLAFVRDVTMPAGTALQKNQDFTKTWKVQNTGTCNWMYQYRLTLLSGDGLGASSDAIQKQVAVWSWAEVSVRGTTPKKPGTYTSYWRMMDGGGHMFGSTLVLSFVVVEPTAVPSTNTPQPPFTNTPEPTSTFTETALPEP; this is encoded by the coding sequence ATGAAATTGAACCTGATAACAATATTGACACTTTTGCTGGTTTCCATTTTCGCCGTAAGTTGTGGAGGCTATCCGGATGCGGGTGAGATGGACGTGGACAGTCTATTAACTGCCGCGGTTGGCACCATGGCGGCGTCCTTTTTTGAGACACAAACCGCCATGGTTACGCCTGAAACGGTTACAACAACTTTAACGATGACGCCCCTGCCCACGTTTACGCCGTATCCAGCGGTCACACCGCAATCGGCAACGCCAACCTTCATTTTTTATATCGCCACGCTGGGCACATTGACACCCGCCACACCGACGGCCAGCGGCACATTGCCGACTGCAACGGTTAATCCAAACGTGCTGGCGTATGGATGCAACAATCTGGCGTTTGTCCGTGACGTGACCATGCCGGCTGGAACTGCCCTGCAAAAGAATCAGGATTTCACGAAAACCTGGAAGGTGCAAAACACAGGTACATGCAATTGGATGTACCAATACAGGCTGACGCTGCTCTCCGGTGATGGCTTGGGAGCTTCGAGCGATGCCATCCAAAAGCAGGTGGCGGTTTGGAGCTGGGCCGAGGTCTCGGTGCGCGGAACCACGCCTAAAAAACCAGGCACCTACACCAGTTATTGGCGCATGATGGATGGCGGCGGACATATGTTTGGCTCCACTCTGGTATTATCCTTTGTTGTGGTGGAGCCGACAGCAGTGCCGTCCACCAATACACCCCAGCCACCGTTTACGAATACACCTGAACCAACGTCCACTTTTACCGAGACGGCTTTACCGGAACCCTAA
- a CDS encoding FAD-dependent oxidoreductase, with protein MKQITESARQVPVLTEVDVLVVGSGPGGLSAALSSARAGVDTMLIERFGCLGGNITAVGVEGIAWYRKEGTTDVEGIGIEFEQRAKSLGATNPEPQSRSEAINADMFKYVADVLVQEAGVKVLLHTVVIDAIVEEDQITGVIVHNKMGRQAILAKRVIDGSGDADLAFFTGAPTRKTPKEEMLPVTVMFSCSGVNKKKFLEYVKENPSSYKDWGKNWDIQKGGKEDDLFSPYLEKPFDKAREMGVIPPGMKSIGGTWSAITDSGEATYLNMIHLTEFDGTDVWDLTRAEMEGRYQALQAIKALNHFAPGFEDAKLRTYGMTLGVRDTRKIIGRYNLTENDVRNQARFEDSIGIFPEFIDGYNVLVLPTTGRYFHVPYGCLVPQKIRNLLVAGRSIAGDKISHASVRNMMCCTVTGQGAGVAAAVSVKDGVSVGDVNIGNVQKELLRQGVRIK; from the coding sequence ATGAAACAAATTACAGAATCGGCGAGGCAGGTTCCTGTCCTTACAGAGGTAGATGTGTTGGTGGTGGGCAGCGGTCCCGGCGGACTTTCTGCCGCGCTGAGTTCCGCCCGCGCCGGTGTGGACACGATGTTGATCGAGCGGTTCGGCTGTCTCGGCGGCAATATCACCGCTGTGGGTGTGGAAGGCATCGCCTGGTATCGCAAGGAAGGTACAACAGATGTGGAGGGGATCGGCATCGAGTTCGAGCAGAGGGCAAAGTCTCTGGGGGCAACCAATCCGGAGCCGCAGTCCAGAAGCGAGGCAATCAATGCCGATATGTTCAAGTACGTGGCGGATGTCCTCGTGCAGGAGGCGGGAGTCAAAGTCCTTCTCCATACGGTTGTGATCGATGCCATTGTCGAGGAAGATCAGATCACAGGTGTCATCGTCCACAACAAGATGGGCAGGCAGGCGATCCTTGCCAAGCGCGTCATCGATGGCTCCGGCGACGCGGATTTGGCGTTCTTCACCGGTGCGCCGACTCGCAAGACGCCGAAGGAAGAAATGTTGCCTGTCACGGTGATGTTCTCTTGTTCGGGTGTGAACAAGAAAAAGTTTTTGGAGTATGTGAAAGAGAATCCATCATCGTACAAAGATTGGGGTAAGAATTGGGATATTCAAAAAGGCGGCAAGGAAGACGATCTCTTCAGCCCGTACCTCGAAAAGCCATTCGACAAGGCGCGTGAGATGGGCGTCATCCCGCCGGGGATGAAAAGCATCGGCGGTACATGGAGCGCCATCACCGACAGCGGCGAAGCGACCTACCTTAACATGATCCACCTGACCGAGTTCGACGGCACCGATGTGTGGGACTTGACCCGCGCCGAAATGGAAGGCAGGTATCAGGCGTTGCAGGCGATCAAGGCATTGAATCATTTCGCTCCCGGTTTTGAAGACGCGAAACTCCGCACCTATGGCATGACCCTCGGCGTGCGCGACACACGCAAGATCATCGGGCGCTACAACCTGACCGAGAACGATGTCCGCAATCAGGCGCGTTTCGAAGATTCCATCGGCATCTTCCCCGAATTCATCGACGGTTACAATGTGCTCGTCCTGCCGACAACGGGACGCTATTTCCATGTGCCGTATGGTTGTCTCGTCCCGCAGAAAATTCGAAATCTGCTGGTGGCGGGAAGAAGCATCGCTGGCGACAAAATTTCCCATGCTTCCGTTCGCAATATGATGTGCTGCACAGTCACCGGCCAGGGCGCGGGTGTGGCGGCGGCGGTTTCTGTAAAAGATGGTGTGAGCGTGGGCGATGTCAACATCGGCAATGTGCAGAAGGAACTTCTGCGGCAAGGCGTGAGAATCAAATAA
- a CDS encoding FAD-dependent oxidoreductase, translating to MKTINETVDVVVAGGGTAGHIAAIQAARLGVKTSVIEAGTMLGGTMTAGGVNMPNHFFSKTAPVVQGIPWELYTKSKVVEGLPIPDYRKRRPVESPGYYSYINVPVYASIAEQEALDAGVNLHYHEFISEVKADGNWWEITSHGRGIRRVTRVKEIIDCSGDSDVVRMLGLKTLKSKVSQPGTLEYKLEGIEHEQIWKEEVQTIYEEAMRDGVLQKGDWAYANMEPFQYYLQHGGHNATHIYDADTSDADGQTRANIEGRKRMMRMFKFVRESIPGGERATLKMMAPFALARETYHTVGEYLITKEDFFKATDFEDKVCNAFNYVDLHSQDMGCEVEFIEGEELLPKVPFRALIPKDSNRITVAGRNISANRIAFAGIRAQCICMAMGQAMGAAAAMAVQRGVFSRELNSKDIVAVTVEHCAVRI from the coding sequence ATGAAGACCATCAACGAAACTGTGGACGTGGTGGTGGCCGGTGGTGGGACTGCCGGTCACATTGCCGCGATTCAAGCGGCACGGTTGGGGGTGAAAACCTCTGTCATTGAAGCTGGAACCATGCTTGGCGGGACGATGACGGCAGGCGGCGTGAACATGCCGAATCACTTTTTCAGTAAGACCGCCCCGGTGGTGCAGGGCATTCCGTGGGAGCTATACACCAAGTCGAAAGTGGTGGAAGGACTGCCCATCCCTGATTACAGAAAACGCAGACCTGTCGAGTCGCCGGGATATTACAGTTACATCAATGTGCCGGTTTATGCGTCCATTGCCGAGCAAGAAGCATTAGATGCGGGAGTCAACCTGCATTATCACGAGTTCATCTCCGAGGTCAAAGCAGATGGGAATTGGTGGGAGATCACCTCGCATGGGCGCGGCATTCGGCGCGTGACGCGGGTCAAGGAGATCATCGATTGTTCCGGCGATTCGGACGTGGTACGTATGCTTGGGTTGAAGACCTTGAAGTCCAAAGTCTCCCAACCCGGCACATTGGAATACAAGCTCGAAGGCATCGAACACGAGCAAATTTGGAAGGAAGAAGTCCAAACCATTTACGAAGAAGCCATGCGCGATGGCGTTCTGCAAAAAGGCGATTGGGCGTACGCCAACATGGAGCCGTTCCAGTATTACCTTCAGCATGGCGGGCACAACGCCACCCACATCTACGATGCGGACACTTCCGACGCGGATGGGCAGACCCGCGCCAACATCGAGGGCAGAAAGCGGATGATGCGTATGTTCAAGTTCGTGCGCGAATCCATCCCCGGCGGTGAGCGGGCCACGCTGAAGATGATGGCTCCCTTCGCGCTGGCACGTGAGACCTATCATACCGTGGGCGAGTATCTCATCACGAAGGAAGATTTTTTCAAAGCAACCGATTTTGAAGACAAGGTTTGCAACGCCTTTAATTATGTTGACTTGCACAGTCAGGACATGGGCTGTGAAGTGGAATTTATCGAAGGCGAAGAGTTGCTGCCCAAAGTACCTTTCCGCGCATTGATCCCCAAAGACAGCAATCGCATCACGGTGGCGGGCAGGAATATTTCCGCCAACCGCATCGCTTTTGCGGGAATCCGTGCCCAGTGTATTTGCATGGCAATGGGTCAAGCCATGGGCGCGGCGGCGGCGATGGCTGTGCAGCGCGGCGTATTTTCAAGAGAACTAAACAGCAAGGATATTGTCGCCGTCACCGTCGAGCATTGTGCGGTTCGGATATGA
- a CDS encoding ABC transporter ATP-binding protein — MASILEVKNLITKFHTVDGVVNAVNDVSFSLEDGETLAIVGESGSGKSVSMMSIMGLLPSPPARVESGQALFQSETGRVDLIQLPYEAMSDFRGGQIGFVFQDPGTSLNPILTIGKQISETLIRHLDVSANEAKDKAVSLLAEVGIPDPMLRYDAFPFQLSGGMRQRAMIAIAVACTPRIVIADEPTTALDATIQAQIVSLFKQLRAKMGVSTIWITHDLGLVAGLADRVLVMYAGQILETAPVDELYENPQHPYTIGLLGALPRLDSQESKRLVSIDGTPPDSTIPIHHCPFAWRCTHAFERCWNEKPALNAVGEKHTVACFYAVEEGG; from the coding sequence ATGGCATCCATTCTCGAAGTAAAAAACCTGATTACCAAATTTCACACCGTGGATGGTGTGGTGAATGCGGTCAACGATGTTAGTTTTTCATTGGAAGACGGCGAGACCTTAGCCATCGTGGGCGAAAGCGGCTCGGGCAAGAGCGTTTCGATGATGTCCATCATGGGATTGCTCCCTTCGCCGCCCGCACGGGTGGAGAGTGGTCAGGCATTGTTCCAGTCCGAGACTGGCAGAGTGGACTTGATTCAACTCCCGTACGAAGCGATGAGTGACTTCCGCGGCGGGCAGATCGGGTTCGTGTTCCAAGACCCGGGCACATCGCTCAACCCCATCCTGACCATTGGCAAACAAATTTCCGAAACGCTGATTCGCCACCTGGACGTCAGCGCGAATGAGGCAAAGGATAAGGCGGTCAGTCTGCTTGCCGAGGTTGGCATCCCAGACCCAATGTTAAGATATGATGCGTTCCCCTTCCAACTCTCAGGCGGGATGCGCCAGCGGGCGATGATCGCCATTGCCGTGGCATGCACGCCGCGCATCGTCATCGCCGACGAACCGACTACCGCATTGGATGCCACCATTCAGGCGCAGATCGTCAGCCTCTTCAAACAGCTCCGCGCCAAGATGGGCGTCTCGACGATTTGGATCACACATGACCTCGGTCTCGTGGCGGGACTCGCCGACCGTGTGCTGGTGATGTACGCAGGACAGATTTTGGAAACCGCGCCCGTGGATGAGTTGTACGAAAATCCCCAACATCCTTATACGATTGGCTTGTTAGGCGCGTTACCGCGACTCGACTCGCAGGAATCAAAACGCTTGGTGAGTATCGATGGCACGCCGCCCGACTCGACCATCCCGATCCATCACTGTCCGTTCGCATGGCGATGTACACATGCTTTCGAGCGTTGTTGGAACGAAAAGCCCGCGCTGAACGCAGTCGGTGAAAAACATACTGTGGCATGTTTTTATGCAGTGGAGGAAGGCGGCTAA
- a CDS encoding ABC transporter permease — MANKSFPHGADSRLEIEVTFKDRLAYLGRLLWRDRTGVIGILIFVTVVIAALFAESLTPYKPLDQDLYASKMPPMWEEGGSPEHPLGTDNLGRDMMARIIYGARVSLGVSFFGAIIAAIIGVFLGAVAAYAGGRWDEIIMAPVNLVLSLPYLLFVVFIASVLGSSLFNVILIFGVTNSPIFARVTRGEVLKIRESAYVESAISAGARWWRVLLFHVMPNLVGPLVTLISFQISAMIFYEAGLGFIGLSVPPTVPSWGNMLAEGRRYIASYPWLTTMPGLAIMYTSLGMNLLGDWLRDVSDPRTRRSGR, encoded by the coding sequence ATGGCAAATAAATCCTTCCCTCATGGGGCGGATAGCCGCCTCGAAATCGAAGTTACATTCAAGGATCGCCTTGCCTATCTGGGACGCTTGCTCTGGCGCGACCGAACCGGTGTGATCGGAATCCTGATCTTCGTCACCGTGGTCATCGCCGCACTCTTCGCGGAATCCCTGACGCCGTACAAGCCGCTCGACCAGGACTTGTACGCCAGTAAAATGCCGCCGATGTGGGAGGAAGGTGGTTCGCCTGAACACCCGCTGGGTACGGACAACCTCGGGCGCGATATGATGGCGCGCATTATTTATGGGGCACGTGTTTCACTGGGCGTCAGTTTCTTCGGCGCGATCATCGCCGCCATCATTGGTGTCTTCCTCGGCGCGGTTGCCGCCTACGCCGGCGGGCGCTGGGACGAGATCATCATGGCGCCGGTCAATCTGGTGCTGTCCTTGCCGTATCTCCTGTTCGTGGTCTTCATCGCTTCGGTGCTGGGCAGCAGTCTGTTCAACGTCATCCTCATCTTCGGCGTGACCAATTCCCCGATCTTCGCCCGGGTCACGCGTGGAGAGGTATTGAAGATCCGCGAGTCGGCGTATGTCGAATCCGCCATCAGCGCCGGGGCAAGGTGGTGGCGGGTGTTGCTTTTTCACGTCATGCCCAACCTGGTGGGACCATTGGTCACACTTATCTCCTTCCAAATCTCGGCGATGATCTTTTACGAAGCAGGTCTGGGTTTCATCGGTCTCAGTGTGCCGCCTACCGTGCCCAGTTGGGGCAATATGCTTGCGGAAGGACGGCGTTATATTGCCAGTTATCCGTGGTTGACCACCATGCCGGGCTTGGCGATCATGTACACATCGCTTGGCATGAACCTCCTCGGCGATTGGCTGCGGGATGTCTCCGACCCGCGCACGCGCCGCTCCGGCAGATAA
- a CDS encoding dipeptide ABC transporter ATP-binding protein, whose translation MTTQPLLRVIDLKKHFYIPSGLFGQKTIEVKAVDGISFELNAGETLGLVGESGCGKSTAGRTVLKLYRPTAGKVFFDNQDITSIPSEELNKLRTRIQMVFQDPYASLNPRHTVKTIISEPLVIHGLMKGAELDDRVKELMDLVGLNPSYLKRFPHEFSGGQRQRIMIARALSINPDFVVCDEPISALDVSIQAQVVNLLQNLQERLGVAYLFIAHDLSMVKHISHRIAVMYLGKIVELAGRNRIFSNPLHPYTQSLTSAVPIPSPKMERKRQRIILKGEPPSPANPPKGCVFHPRCPIAKDICKTEVPQIAEAQPGHFAACHFPGTPIQSA comes from the coding sequence ATGACAACCCAACCTCTCCTGCGCGTGATCGATCTCAAAAAACATTTTTACATTCCCAGCGGTTTGTTCGGTCAAAAGACCATCGAAGTCAAAGCAGTGGATGGTATTTCCTTTGAACTCAACGCGGGTGAAACGCTTGGGCTGGTGGGTGAAAGCGGCTGCGGCAAATCCACCGCGGGACGCACGGTTCTCAAGCTGTACCGCCCAACGGCTGGCAAGGTGTTCTTCGATAACCAAGACATCACATCGATCCCCTCCGAAGAACTGAACAAATTGCGCACCCGCATTCAAATGGTGTTTCAAGACCCGTACGCCTCGCTTAACCCGCGCCACACGGTCAAGACCATCATCTCGGAACCACTCGTCATTCATGGCTTGATGAAAGGCGCCGAACTTGACGACCGCGTGAAGGAATTGATGGATCTCGTCGGGCTGAATCCTTCGTATTTGAAGCGCTTCCCGCATGAGTTCTCTGGTGGACAAAGACAACGTATCATGATCGCTCGAGCCTTGTCGATCAACCCGGATTTTGTCGTGTGCGATGAGCCGATCTCGGCATTGGATGTGTCGATTCAGGCGCAGGTGGTCAACCTCTTGCAGAATTTACAGGAACGGTTGGGCGTGGCGTATCTTTTCATCGCGCATGACCTGAGCATGGTCAAGCATATCTCGCATCGCATCGCAGTGATGTACCTCGGCAAGATCGTGGAATTGGCGGGACGCAACCGGATTTTCAGCAATCCGCTTCACCCGTACACGCAATCGCTTACCTCTGCCGTGCCGATCCCCAGCCCGAAGATGGAGCGCAAACGCCAACGCATCATTTTGAAAGGTGAACCACCCAGCCCAGCAAACCCGCCGAAGGGATGTGTCTTCCATCCGCGCTGCCCGATCGCAAAAGATATTTGCAAGACCGAAGTCCCGCAGATCGCGGAAGCCCAGCCGGGTCATTTTGCTGCCTGTCACTTCCCAGGCACGCCGATCCAAAGCGCATGA
- a CDS encoding aminotransferase class V-fold PLP-dependent enzyme, with the protein MFSDRVVSASHYKCLCAPKGAGFLYARPEVQHLLKPLVVSWGYEPLTPSGSNFIDYNEWWGTRDIAAFLAVPAAIRFQQEQDWAKVRSACHRLAVETWKRIHDLTGQRPLHIDPETWFAQMTVSTLPADTDIVIFKRRLYDEFRIEIPLIDWQGNKLLRLSVQGYNSKSDMDRLLGALSVLLT; encoded by the coding sequence GTGTTTAGTGACCGTGTTGTTTCCGCATCTCACTACAAATGCCTGTGTGCACCGAAGGGTGCGGGCTTTTTGTATGCGCGTCCCGAAGTCCAGCATTTGCTCAAGCCGCTGGTCGTTTCGTGGGGCTACGAGCCGCTGACACCAAGTGGTTCCAACTTCATTGACTACAACGAATGGTGGGGCACGCGCGACATTGCTGCGTTCCTGGCTGTCCCTGCGGCGATTCGATTTCAACAGGAGCAGGATTGGGCGAAGGTGCGAAGCGCGTGTCATCGCCTCGCTGTCGAAACGTGGAAACGGATCCATGACCTGACGGGTCAACGCCCGCTTCACATTGACCCTGAAACCTGGTTCGCCCAAATGACCGTCTCCACCCTGCCGGCGGATACCGACATTGTCATATTCAAGAGAAGACTTTACGATGAATTCCGCATAGAAATTCCATTGATCGACTGGCAGGGGAACAAATTGCTGCGCCTGTCCGTCCAGGGATATAACTCGAAGAGTGACATGGACAGGTTGCTCGGCGCGTTATCTGTCTTATTGACATGA